A single window of Malus sylvestris chromosome 5, drMalSylv7.2, whole genome shotgun sequence DNA harbors:
- the LOC126624590 gene encoding uncharacterized protein At4g26485-like isoform X1, translated as MEEEKRIMHYSSSQKILLVGEGNFSFAASLATAFGSANNIVATSLDSKESFMGKYPDAVRTLKTLKGMGCVVLHQVDVDTMSQHPRLADQLFDRIVFNFPHAGFFGWEHQRFQIELHQDLVKRFFAAASEMLTGRGEVHVTHKTGNPFSRWNIVKLAEEVGLYLVEEAPFKRADYPGYLNKKGSGRKCNRTFRVGQCSTYKFAKLPLRLLVLDSPY; from the exons ATGGAAGAGGAGAAAAGGATTATGCACTACAGCAGCTCTCAGAAGATATTGTTAGTAGGTGAGGGCAACTTTTCTTTTGCTGCTTCCTTAGCCACTGCATTTGGCTCTGCAAACAACATTGTCGCCACTTCTCTCGACTCCAAAG AGTCGTTTATGGGGAAGTACCCAGATGCAGTGAGGACATTGAAGACGCTAAAGGGAATGGGATGTGTAGTATTGCATCAAGTGGATGTGGATACCATGAGCCAACACCCTCGGCTAGCTGATCAACTATTTGATCGAATCGTCTTTAATTTCCCTCACGCGGGCTTCTTCGGATGGGAACACCAGAGGTTTCAAATTGA GTTGCACCAAGATCTGGTCAAGCGGTTCTTCGCAGCTGCGTCTGAAATGCTGACGGGAAGAGGAGAAGTTCATGTGACACACAAGACCGGTAATCCTTTCAGCAGATGGAACATAGTGAAGTTAGCAGAAGAGGTAGGGTTATATCTGGTTGAGGAAGCACCTTTCAAGCGAGCGGATTATCCAGGTTATCTCAATAAGAAAGGAAGTGGGAGAAAATGCAACCGGACATTTCGTGTTGGACAGTGTAGTACCTACAAATTTGCCAAGCTACCACTTCGACTTCTGGTTCTTGATTCACCTTATTGA
- the LOC126624590 gene encoding uncharacterized protein At4g26485-like isoform X6, whose amino-acid sequence MEEEKRIMHYSSSQKILLVESFMGKYPDAVRTLKTLKGMGCVVLHQVDVDTMSQHPRLADQLFDRIVFNFPHAGFFGWEHQRFQIELHQDLVKRFFAAASEMLTGRGEVHVTHKTGNPFSRWNIVKLAEEVGLYLVEEAPFKRADYPGYLNKKGSGRKCNRTFRVGQCSTYKFAKLPLRLLVLDSPY is encoded by the exons ATGGAAGAGGAGAAAAGGATTATGCACTACAGCAGCTCTCAGAAGATATTGTTAGTAG AGTCGTTTATGGGGAAGTACCCAGATGCAGTGAGGACATTGAAGACGCTAAAGGGAATGGGATGTGTAGTATTGCATCAAGTGGATGTGGATACCATGAGCCAACACCCTCGGCTAGCTGATCAACTATTTGATCGAATCGTCTTTAATTTCCCTCACGCGGGCTTCTTCGGATGGGAACACCAGAGGTTTCAAATTGA GTTGCACCAAGATCTGGTCAAGCGGTTCTTCGCAGCTGCGTCTGAAATGCTGACGGGAAGAGGAGAAGTTCATGTGACACACAAGACCGGTAATCCTTTCAGCAGATGGAACATAGTGAAGTTAGCAGAAGAGGTAGGGTTATATCTGGTTGAGGAAGCACCTTTCAAGCGAGCGGATTATCCAGGTTATCTCAATAAGAAAGGAAGTGGGAGAAAATGCAACCGGACATTTCGTGTTGGACAGTGTAGTACCTACAAATTTGCCAAGCTACCACTTCGACTTCTGGTTCTTGATTCACCTTATTGA
- the LOC126624590 gene encoding uncharacterized protein At4g26485-like isoform X5: protein MAEKKIMHYSSSQKILLVGEGNFSFAASLATAFGSANNIVATSLDSKESFMGKYPDAVRTLKTLKGMGCVVLHQVDVDTMSQHPRLADQLFDRIVFNFPHAGFFGWEHQRFQIELHQDLVKRFFAAASEMLTGRGEVHVTHKTGNPFSRWNIVKLAEEVGLYLVEEAPFKRADYPGYLNKKGSGRKCNRTFRVGQCSTYKFAKLPLRLLVLDSPY, encoded by the exons GTGAGGGCAACTTTTCTTTTGCTGCTTCCTTAGCCACTGCATTTGGCTCTGCAAACAACATTGTCGCCACTTCTCTCGACTCCAAAG AGTCGTTTATGGGGAAGTACCCAGATGCAGTGAGGACATTGAAGACGCTAAAGGGAATGGGATGTGTAGTATTGCATCAAGTGGATGTGGATACCATGAGCCAACACCCTCGGCTAGCTGATCAACTATTTGATCGAATCGTCTTTAATTTCCCTCACGCGGGCTTCTTCGGATGGGAACACCAGAGGTTTCAAATTGA GTTGCACCAAGATCTGGTCAAGCGGTTCTTCGCAGCTGCGTCTGAAATGCTGACGGGAAGAGGAGAAGTTCATGTGACACACAAGACCGGTAATCCTTTCAGCAGATGGAACATAGTGAAGTTAGCAGAAGAGGTAGGGTTATATCTGGTTGAGGAAGCACCTTTCAAGCGAGCGGATTATCCAGGTTATCTCAATAAGAAAGGAAGTGGGAGAAAATGCAACCGGACATTTCGTGTTGGACAGTGTAGTACCTACAAATTTGCCAAGCTACCACTTCGACTTCTGGTTCTTGATTCACCTTATTGA
- the LOC126624584 gene encoding uncharacterized protein LOC126624584 — protein sequence MAFAPPNLSSIPHSLSSKPFPPQFSSLSLQTPPRAQPPATSLRASRRQTVPRSALREWKEYEDAVKRKDLARALNFLQSIETQKNPIELANGSLAAESTRPRLGELGLVGLERDWEVLDTCLNADNMKLVGKAYVFLKDRGFLPNFGKFRNVVLEGTRNVTPTVLKTSTGLEASKFAPKKWGLSESSGPILIAFLGGLSFLLSQGIDLRPNLTAVLGLAFADSIFLGGTCLAQLSSYWPPNRRRILIHEAGHLLIAYLMGCPIRGVILDPIVAMQMGIQGQAGTQFWDEKMANDLAEGRLDGTAFDRYCMVLFAGIAAEALIYGEAEGGENDENLFRGICVLLEPPLSVPEMSNQARWSLLQAYNMLKWHKNAHRAAVKALESRSGLSVVIRSIEEAMSTNT from the exons ATGGCGTTTGCTCCGCCAAACCTCAGTTCAatccctcactctctctcctccaaaCCATTTCCCCCCCaattctcctctctctccctccaaaCACCGCCGCGCGCACAGCCACCCGCCACCTCTCTTCGCGCCTCGAGGCGCCAAACCGTCCCCAGATCAGCTCTTCGAGAGTGGAAGGAGTACGAGGATGCGGTGAAGCGCAAAGACCTTGCCCGGGCTCTCAATTTCTTGCAATCAATCGAAACCCAGAAAAACCCAATTGAGCTTGCTAATGGGTCCTTGGCGGCTGAGTCGACCCGGCCTCGACTCGGCGAGCTGGGGTTAGTTGGGTTGGAGAGGGATTGGGAGGTCCTGGATACGTGCCTCAATGCTGACAATATGAAGCTTGTGGGCAAAGCTTATGTCTTTCTCAAGGACAGAGGATTCTTGCCCAATTTTGGGAAATTCAGGAATGTTG TTTTGGAGGGAACACGCAATGTTACACCAACAGTGTTGAAGACTTCAACCGGTTTAGAAG CATCGAAATTTGCTCCAAAAAAGTGGGGTCTTTCCGAAAGTTCTGGCCCCATTTTGATTGCCTTTCTTGGAGGActatcttttcttctttctcaagGCATCGATCTCAGGCCTAACCTTACAGCAGTATTGGGGCTTGCGTTTGCGGATTCTATCTTCCTTGGTGGTACCTGTTTAGCTCAACTCTCAAGTTATTGGCCTCCAAATAGACGCCGTATCCTCATTCATGAAGCAGGGCATCTGTTAATAG CTTATCTGATGGGTTGCCCAATTCGTGGGGTGATATTGGACCCAATTGTTGCAATGCAAATGGGCATTCAAGGGCAG GCTGGAACTCAATTTTGGGATGAGAAAATGGCCAATGACCTTGCTGAAGGACGACTTGATGGCACTGCTTTTGACAG GTACTGCATGGTGCTTTTCGCAGGCATTGCTGCTGAAGCTCTTATTTATGGTGAGGCAGAGGGTggagaaaatgatgaaaatcTATTTAGGGGCATCTGTGTTCTTCTAGAACCCCCACTGTCTGTTCCCGAG ATGTCAAACCAAGCAAGGTGGTCCCTTTTACAAGCTTACAATATGCTAAAATGGCATAAAAATGCACACCGAGCTGCGGTTAAAGCTTTAGAAAGCCGAAGTGGTCTTAGTGTTGTAATTAGGAGTATTGAGGAAGCAATGTCAACAAATACGTGA
- the LOC126624578 gene encoding phosphoglycerate kinase 3, cytosolic-like, with protein MASTTAPTTFSLLHSATASTSRTRASLSHVSLPSSLKPTALRRLGFSAADPLLALQVASKVRSFGSGKGVRGVVAMAKKSVGDLSAAELKGKKVFVRADLNVPLDDSQNITDDTRIRAAIPTIKHLIENGAKVILSSHLGRPKGVTPKFSLAPLVPRLSELLGIQVVKAEDSIGPEVEKLVASLPEGGVLLLENVRFYKEEEKNDPEHAKKLAALADLYVNDAFGTAHRAHASTEGVTKFLRPSVAGFLLQKELDYLVGAVSSPKRPFAAIVGGSKVSSKIGVIESLLEKVDILLLGGGMIFTFYKAQGLSVGSSLVEEDKLELATSLMAKAKAKGVSLLLPTDVVIADKFAPDANSKIVPASSIPDGWMGLDIGPDSIKTFNDALDTTKTIIWNGPMGVFEFDKFAEGTESVAKKLAELSGKGVTTIIGGGDSVAAVEKVGVASVMSHISTGGGASLELLEGKELPGVLALDEAILVPV; from the exons ATGGCCTCCACCACCGCACCCACCACCTTCTCCCTCCTCCACTCCGCCACTGCTTCCACCTCCCGCACCCGCGCTTCCCTCTCCCATGTCTCCCTCCCCTCCTCCCTCAAACCCACTGCCCTCCGCCGCCTTGGCTTCTCCGCTGCCGACCCCCTCCTCGCTCTTCAAGTAGCTTCCAAAGTCCGATCCTTTGGATCCGGCAAAGGGGTCAGAGGCGTTGTTGCGATGGCGAAGAAGAGCGTCGGGGACCTTTCGGCGGCGGAGCTGAAGGGGAAGAAGGTGTTTGTCAGGGCTGACTTGAATGTGCCTTTGGATGACAGCCAGAACATCACCGATGATACTAGAATCCGCGCTGCTATCCCCACCATTAAGCatttgattgagaatggggCTAAAGTCATCCTTTCCAGTCATTTG GGACGACCAAAAGGTGTGACCCCAAAATTTAGCTTGGCACCTCTTGTACCTCGGCTTTCGGAGCTTCTTGGCATTCAG GTTGTCAAAGCTGAGGATTCTATTGGTCCAGAAGTAGAGAAGCTGGTGGCTTCACTTCCTGAAGGTGGTGTTCTTCTTCTTGAAAATGTGAGGTTTTacaaggaagaagagaagaatgATCCTGAGCATGCAAAGAAGCTTGCCGCCTTAGCAGATCTTTATGTTAACGATGCATTTGGGACTGCACATAGAGCTCATGCCTCAACTGAGGGAGTCACAAAATTCTTGAGGCCATCTGTAGCCGGTTTCCTTTTGCAGAAG GAACTCGACTATCTCGTTGGGGCAGTATCAAGCCCCAAAAGGCCATTTGCTGCCATTGTTGGTGGTTCAAAGGTCTCATCCAAGATCGGAGTGATTGAGTCACTTTTAGAGAAGGTTGATATCTTACTTCTTGGTGGAGGTATGATTTTCACATTTTACAAGGCACAAGGTCTCTCGGTCGGTTCATCTCTGGTAGAAGAAGATAAACTCGAACTTGCTACATCACTCATGGCAAAGGCCAAGGCAAAAGGAGTGTCTCTTTTGTTGCCCACTGATGTCGTAATTGCAGACAAGTTTGCTCCTGATGCAAACAGCAAG ATTGTTCCAGCTTCAAGCATCCCTGATGGGTGGATGGGATTGGATATTGGTCCAGACTCTATTAAGACATTCAATGATGCACTGGATACCACTAAAACCATCATCTGGAATGGACCAATGGGAGTGTTTGAGTTTGACAAGTTCGCAGAAGGAACAGAG TCTGTTGCAAAGAAGCTTGCAGAACTTAGTGGGAAGGGAGTAACAACAATCATCGGAGGTGGAGATTCTGTTGCGGCCGTGGAGAAAGTA